A stretch of the Candidatus Omnitrophota bacterium genome encodes the following:
- a CDS encoding Ig-like domain-containing protein, translating to MKKTLIVLLVTLMFANAEVFAVTGYTFNVTVSLDTTGPETQTDYDGLWHNSNLTITLSATDAASDIKETYYKINGGDTLAVSIAGQPLISTEGANNILEYWSIDKSGNEETPHKTLSAIKLDKTHPVVSITSPANEAAVSASPVTVTGTATDTLSGVSSVSVNVEGTVYTPTVGTDGSFSITDVIVVGGPNKVTASAQDLAGNAGSSSVSVFLGWVLHLKPAYAQITDYYSGAACAQMILNYIRDGVSTSLTQEEIYDYGHKYNSSINSTITEIDPVGMYHVLGHYDPYDSTDTTGYGIVSKGYNFSVESFASDKFAEYLRDVIHWMAYPVTIDSWWKDGDLAAWPNTPPVVPAYGTYNHWLIVNGAATTENPIPKPHTNPWYTPNFTVYGLWLTDPASGGIGQDLYVTAKAAQETFFLPVVTSDAYNGKYLQVAEPPEVESDAEVQTAEAKVNEETLAIITISETLAKEIPDGLSDAEARIENAKKHLYDAALVVDLKNDIQSQLSATSLSSVFSSDSQSSFKLDWKKIVDSSLLTDDNFVKAFDGSQARSFVKVRRTDKENTYYYLIPFDKYVNGQFLTYAAIIIDAADGSFKEASWVTTSTRFIQVTKAEALRLASSVNCILQNDGTTAELVWEPGGPSQSPFYPYWQITSGSVTYFVTQNSEVIEKDV from the coding sequence ATGAAAAAGACACTCATTGTGTTACTGGTTACCTTAATGTTTGCCAATGCAGAGGTTTTCGCCGTGACGGGCTATACCTTTAATGTAACCGTGTCTCTTGATACGACTGGGCCCGAGACGCAAACTGATTATGACGGACTTTGGCATAATAGCAACCTTACCATTACCTTATCTGCTACCGATGCGGCATCTGATATAAAAGAGACTTACTATAAAATTAATGGCGGAGATACGCTCGCCGTTAGCATAGCAGGCCAGCCTCTTATATCTACGGAGGGCGCTAACAACATATTGGAATATTGGAGTATCGATAAATCAGGCAATGAAGAAACGCCGCACAAAACGCTATCAGCAATAAAACTGGATAAAACACATCCTGTAGTAAGCATTACAAGTCCTGCTAACGAAGCCGCTGTTAGCGCAAGTCCCGTAACCGTTACCGGCACAGCGACAGATACATTATCAGGCGTTAGCAGTGTTTCCGTAAATGTCGAAGGGACTGTTTACACGCCGACAGTAGGCACGGATGGAAGCTTCTCGATAACGGATGTCATAGTAGTAGGCGGCCCAAACAAAGTTACCGCTTCAGCTCAAGACTTGGCGGGTAATGCAGGTAGTAGCAGTGTTTCAGTATTTTTAGGCTGGGTGCTTCATCTAAAGCCTGCGTATGCCCAAATTACGGATTATTATAGCGGTGCCGCATGCGCTCAGATGATATTAAATTATATCCGTGATGGTGTTAGCACTAGCTTGACTCAAGAAGAGATATATGACTACGGACATAAATATAATAGTTCGATAAATTCTACTATAACGGAGATAGATCCTGTAGGCATGTATCATGTGCTTGGACATTACGACCCTTATGATTCAACTGATACAACTGGTTATGGTATTGTGTCCAAAGGATATAATTTTAGCGTAGAATCATTCGCGAGCGATAAGTTTGCCGAGTATTTGAGAGACGTGATCCACTGGATGGCGTATCCTGTAACTATTGATTCCTGGTGGAAAGACGGCGATCTCGCCGCATGGCCAAACACTCCCCCCGTTGTTCCCGCGTATGGGACATATAACCATTGGCTTATCGTAAACGGCGCCGCTACAACTGAAAATCCGATACCCAAGCCGCATACAAACCCATGGTATACCCCGAATTTTACAGTATATGGCTTATGGTTGACAGACCCTGCGTCGGGCGGGATAGGCCAGGATTTATATGTAACGGCAAAGGCGGCTCAGGAAACATTCTTCCTGCCTGTCGTGACCTCCGATGCCTATAATGGAAAATATTTGCAAGTAGCCGAACCACCTGAAGTTGAAAGTGATGCTGAAGTGCAAACGGCAGAAGCAAAGGTAAACGAAGAAACACTCGCTATAATAACTATTTCCGAAACACTCGCTAAAGAAATTCCTGACGGATTGTCCGATGCTGAAGCCAGAATAGAAAATGCCAAGAAACATCTTTATGATGCGGCTTTGGTGGTTGATCTTAAAAACGATATTCAATCACAGCTTAGCGCGACTTCATTAAGCTCGGTTTTTAGCTCTGACAGCCAGTCATCATTTAAGCTCGATTGGAAAAAGATTGTAGATTCATCGCTTCTAACGGATGATAATTTCGTGAAGGCATTTGACGGTAGCCAGGCAAGAAGCTTTGTTAAGGTCCGGCGTACCGATAAAGAAAATACTTACTATTACCTTATACCATTCGACAAATATGTCAACGGACAGTTTCTTACCTATGCCGCTATAATTATCGATGCGGCTGATGGAAGTTTTAAAGAAGCCTCGTGGGTAACTACATCGACACGTTTTATACAGGTAACAAAAGCTGAAGCGTTGCGATTGGCATCCTCGGTAAATTGTATTTTGCAAAACGATGGAACGACGGCTGAATTAGTCTGGGAACCGGGTGGTCCTTCGCAATCACCTTTCTATCCTTACTGGCAGATTACTTCTGGAAGCGTTACATATTTTGTAACCCAAAATAGCGAGGTTATAGAAAAAGATGTGTAA